Genomic segment of Ananas comosus cultivar F153 unplaced genomic scaffold, ASM154086v1, whole genome shotgun sequence:
attcaaatataaaactaaattttgatttgattcaaatttaaacttataagcaattcaaaattttaatttatatatcaaattcagaatgcttgattgaatttatattttaatttcatttctaattcaaaatctataattacaaattaaatatctaaatttaaataccttaaattaaagtcaaaattaaattaaaattaaaaaaaactctaaaatcCTCTTCTCTATatgtaaagagagagaaggggaaaaaaaaatatctccgCCAAACTCCTTCCCCCACGCTCCTGCGCGCACGCCGCGTCCGCACCTGCCCCGCGCCCGCGCCTACTCCCGCTCCTGCTCGCTCGCGCCTGCTCCCGCTCGGGTGTGACCGCGCCTACATAACGTAAATAATCAAGATTGTAATTCAAAAAAAGCAAATAGATTAATGGTAATCTACTGTTCGCCAAACTATGTTGTGTCATTGCTGCGTTTTTTTCCCCTGCACACTTTCTCTCCTTGCGGTTTCCTGCTGTTCCTGCTACTACTCTATGCTTATGGACAGTTTTGCCTATCCTCAACTGCCTCCTCCTCTTTTCCCATACACGGTTATAATATGATTCATACTATTGTTTGCTATGATTCTTCCTTAATTAGTTTATGAAATACAACCTTTCTTTGACAAAgttggaaaaaatatataaaatcctACTAAAAGGGGGGGGAAAAAGTTTTGGCTATGCTATAAAAAGAATGAAGATGCTTTTACTATCGGAGTGAGCATTTgaccaagtttttttttgtcttaaatTTTCAAGTATGTATATCGTTACTTCTAATTTACTGTGTTTACTTCTTGGCTTTTATCATTAAATTTCCAAACATATGTATCATTACTTATAATTTTGAAACATGTGTACTGTttatgtgtgtgtgcgcgcgcgcgcgcatacatatatataaatatatgatcaTGAAAGTAACTAATTAGATTCTAAGGTTCCCAATTATGAAAACGAAAACAGATTCATTCATATGAACAACATTTTCTCCTTTCACAAAAGAATCCATAGGTGGGCCCGCCAAGAACATTAATATTAAAGCCCCCAAACATGCCCAAACTCTAATTTTTTAGGGTGAGAATAGCTATTCCTAATTCTCACCATGCTATATCAAccatcttcctctctctcccgccttttataataaattttcaattttcaatttaaattttacaatttgaatatttaaaacttaaatatttataatttattatttcaaaactaaaattataattttaaattttaatttgatatttttaaatttaaatttgatgttaaattctaaatttcaacttttaaattccaaaattaaatttaaaatttaaacttatcatgaaaaatccaaaattgggtatatatatctatagtgctaccaagtttttggccattggattacgagatgtgcggttaggatattatggcccccctagggttgagtggatgattgattgaatagtatgatctaacaggtgaaaatgatcaaaagggtagatctaacagcggaaaacttggtagcaccaaagtgcttcgtgctattaataacataatagccggactctatatatatatatatatattaatttaagagCTGAAGCGGTTAGTGTCTAACTAAATAagtcaattataatattaattagcaatATTATACATTTATCagaaactaattaataaaaaattagaaaaaattNCTATCATCATCACCTAGAAAATACAATAGAGAAATTAGTAttaatcacaaatatattctgCTATTCTTCTTAATTCTAACATAATGTctcggaaaagaaaaaaggaaaatttaagCAGTCTTCACGGGAAAACTAAAAAGGTAAGGCTCAGTTAAGTCGGCAAAATTCTCGTAAGCATAGGATAGTAATAGGAGCAAGCAATAGATTACCGTAGGAGGAACATGTGTGCAACGACCAAGGAAAAGAACAATAGGAAGTGGTTGCCTATGAATAGGCCGTCCAAACTTCCGCCTGTTCGAAGCCATCATTTTCCACGTTTTCCTCTACTTATCATTATCNttctctctctctctctctctggcccGCGCGCAGGCCCccacgcctctctctctctttctgtctctttctctcttcctctctttctctcgagCGCCGAGAATTGGCCACGTAGGCCAAGCTTATGGGCACCAAGCAGGCAACATGTGGCGCCGGCGAGGAGAAGGACGACGATGGCCATGGGTATGCTAGGGTAGGCGAGTACGGCGCACGCGCGGAGGCGTACCGCGACGGCCACCGCAGAGAGAGGAGTTGGGACACGGTGCACACCGGAAAAGCTAGGGCTCCTGCCACACCGTGCGCCCGCGCGTACGGGTAGGGAGCAACGCCCCACATCCCGCGGCGTCAGGAGACAGGGTCCGGGAGACGCGGGTAGGGCGACACGCACCCCTCCCGAGCACCCACGCAACGCAGGGCGAGCGCGGAGCACCCACGCAACGCGGGGCAAGCGGGGGGCGCCGAGAAAGCGCCACGTAGGCCACAGTAAAACTGAGCctttaatatatgtattgatTAGTGCATTACGTACGGCTCCTTTCGCAGGTACTCAATTATTAATAGAGCTCCAACTCTCTCGGCTCATGTTGCTGCCCCCGTACAGAATTAGCATAGATCTAATTAGAGATGCGGCGTCATTAGAGCTTGCCTCTAATTAGAGCACGGCAGGTCACcaacaacttaattaattttgcatgGCTCTTAATTTGGTCGCGGCTTTATTAATTTGGTCGtatcatgtatatataatatatatctcctaactagagtctaattctaattcaattaaaattatactcctaattataatccatatatgccaaattaaatataatctcAATTAGATCAgaatttaactccaatttaactaactacaaatctaaacaaaACATAACACGTAAAAAGGTTAAAAATCAATGTTGTATTAATCCTCAAGAAAGAAAGGGTTACaaacattttatatttatattcccTAAAAATGACTGGTCAAAGAACTTTATGACCTAAGGCAAAAACTTTTTCCTTCAAAAAGACACCAACGCTTCGCCATGCATGTTGGCATCCACGTGTAGTTTTCGTCTAACTGTAACGGAAATATAGACGGCAGGATTCAGAACAAAGGTTGGAGACCTAATTTAAAACTCGAAAAAAGGTTGGAATCTAATGGTGTAATTTACCCACATAAAATGCTAGACAACTATCTCTATAcagcaaattttatatatttctgacTCTTGTAGCTCTAccacaaaataaattaattacaaacATAGATAAAAACTGCAAACTCCGAGCAATttacagcaacaacaacaagacAACACAAAACAACCCAACAACTCCCCTAGCTCATTTGTGTTATATACATGTACAAACCACATCAACCCTTACTTctcatcctatatatatatacacacacacacacaaggtTCATGAGGTCTGATATATACTCAATCACATGAGGGCGCAGGCGTTGGGGTTCTCGTCGCTAAAAGCGGAGACGTACTTCTCCTCGAGGGAGGAGGCGCGGGCGAGGGGGGCGGCGTCGGGGTCGACGAGGGCGACACCGCGGACGTAGCCGGGCGGGGCCTTCTTGTCGTAGACGCCGGGGGCGTAAGGGTGGGGCACCATCTCGTACGGCACGTACGGCCACGGCTCCACCTTCTTCCCCGTCCGCTGCGCCAGCCGCTCCATCACCTTCCGCGCCTCCACGTACCCCGTCACCGTCACCTTGTTCTGCTTCGCGTTCACCTCCACGCTTGTCACCCCTGCATGCATGTAACACACACGCGCGTCTaacatttttataataaatatatagttactttttttttttttttcataattgtatatagattttaaattgagTGATTTGCATGTACTCCTCCTGTACTTGATGAACGTATAACATTAATTAAAACTTCTCTGATTATTTAAGCttctgaaagaaaataaaaacgactgttagtttatattatttaacacaGAGTATAATCAAAGCACAAGTTTATTATATATGAGTTTGAATTCCCTCAAGACTTCTAatcttctttaatttctttcttgttTAGTAAAGTCTATATTTTACACTTATCACAAATATTTCGAGCCCAAATATTAGAGAAAAATTaagttgaatataatattagacACTATTAATTATACTAGCAACTAACTTGTGCGATGCacggattttaattttatttttttgtttataacttttatataatatatattaatttatacaaattaattaagattttatttgaaaaagtattgaatcaaattaaaataatactatcATGATATGCTAATAGAAtgtaagtaaataatttataattataaagtcataaagttaataatttaatttttaagggCACAACcttgcataatatattttagtttttatatttatttaaatttcttactatttttaccaaatttagaGCTAATAGCACTTTTTCACatgaaagaagaaaatgaaaatttgaaatagaaAGGAGTAAAATATTAAGCAAATAAATTCTTACTACAATTAGTATtgtaaatttagaaattgaacaactaaattaaattaaaactaaagaacaattttaaatttctttctaaATGCAGTTTAAATTgcataatagattaaatttttattgtatgcTACTAATTTTAGAGCTAATTCTGCCAAGAAGTAAAGAAATTAAGCAAATTAATTCTGACTGTAATTGGgatcataatttaatttttttttatgtggttCATAAACAGATATTTTTATAATCCTCCATCCTCCATgggaattaatttaaataaaagtaatataaatTACGTgatcaacaaatttaaattgaagAAATTTAAGAGTGAAAAGCAAATTTATAATCCTTGATTTTAAACTGAAGTAATTAAACTGATTTAAATTGaagaaatttaaaagtgaaaagcAAATTTATAATCCTTGATTTTAAACTGAAGTAATTAAACTGATTTAAATTGaagaaatttaaaagtgaaaagcAAATTTATAATCCTTGATTTTAAACTGaagtaatttaaattatacgaagaattaatttaaattgaaaaaaattgaaattgaagaACTAATTTATTGCATATTGTAATTATTGATCATAAATAAGATGATTATTATAACATGAGTTGAACGGCGCTTCTTGGCAGTATGTGGTGCAACGGTAACCTATGCTttcaaaatactatatatatatatatatatatatatatatatatatataattcactGCTAGCTTAAGTTTGACCCAAGTTATGCTTTAGTGATCGACaattattaatttgaatatattcCACCAGTTCCCTATATATTCTaaaaatgaaattatatatTGTCAACgtcaaattatttatacatcTATAAATATCCGTGTATCTATTCTTTGACTCACGATTTCACCAAGGTATGTTACCACTATCTCCTGAATAAAAGTGCTACCTAAAAGATAGGGTTTTGAGCTAGGCACGTAAGCTTCATAAAATGAAAGGTTCAAATAGACTCTTAATTTGGGAAGAGTCTTGGGGTCAGAGAGACTTAATGAGGAActtcaaacaaaattaaaagaaaaggaaattaaGAAGAGAAAATTTTAATCCTTTCCATTTCCATCCCGTAGAGACTGGAAAAAGATAAAATCAATTAATGGATGCTCTAAATGcagaaactaattaattaatagcaaTAATTAATTCCTCAACACTGACTAATTAAGAAcatgaaccaaaataaaaatatatatatatacttcaaatTAAAAAGATGTTGACCGTAGGCCAGTTCAAGACTTCACGGAAAACTTGACCCCCTAGGGCTCAACTCGAAGACCACTTAATTAGTATTTCAGCCAAAACTTCTTTTTATATGATCGAAATCTCTCAAAGagagtagtatatatatacctttCATGGCTTTCAAAGCGTTCTTGATCTTCCGCTGACAACCTTGGCAGTCTATTCGGACCTTCATCGCCACCGTCTGAGAAGATCAATACGAGAGTAGTACTGGGTCAATGCATGGTGTCAATAATTAGCTATACATATATAGTCTATCAGAAGATAATTAAGCACACGTACGTACCAACAGGCTGCAGTTTGCCTGCAGCCTGGCGGCCTAAGCATGCATGGACAGCATTTATTTTTCATGAACTGATCATCATCATGCACGTATGCAAAAATTAATTGGATGTCTCACATATGCACTGAATTGAATGAATTAGCGCcgaatgtatatatatgatgatgatgatgatgatgatgatgatgatgatgatgatgatgggctTAATTCTGTGCGTGTATACGTACCTGCAACTGCTTGGGTTTCCTACGCTTCTTTATGCGGCTGATGGGGCCTTCGCACAGCTCTGACAAGTAGTCGATCACGCCCTCCATCACACCCATCTTCCTAGCTAATCACTTTCCCGGCCGTCCGTCCGTCCGTCCTTCTTCTCCCCTCaactaatttatatttatataatacataatatatatatataagcttgaGCTGCAGTTATTTATCTACGGTTGTGGGTGAAATTATCCCGGAGGTGATTATTAATTCGCTTCTGCTTTCGTGGGGAAGCCGGAAAACGACGAGGGGAAGAAAAAAGTGCGTTTCCGGAGAGTGAGGCTCCAGACGCTTCTCGACCATACCTCGATCGTACGTGTGGGCGGTGCCACGCGCGACAGACCTATTACTCTCGTATCTTCCCCATTTCCCTGTCGGGGGTCGCCACGTGTTCGGACTTCGGAACCATGTGGGACTGGAAGGTATTGCTGCCACGTGGCGTTTTGGCATGACGTGGCGTATTCGGGCTCGTGCCACAGCGTTATCGAGATGCGGGAGTTTGggttttaattatattttgtctctctttgtttgtttcttttttatccTTACTTTGTTCCGGCATCCGAAGATCGTAATTAATGTAGAACTAGTTAAGGGCCGCgccatattataatactaatttattattattattttatatatatatatatatatatatatatata
This window contains:
- the LOC109705781 gene encoding heavy metal-associated isoprenylated plant protein 27-like; the protein is MGVMEGVIDYLSELCEGPISRIKKRRKPKQLQTVAMKVRIDCQGCQRKIKNALKAMKGVTSVEVNAKQNKVTVTGYVEARKVMERLAQRTGKKVEPWPYVPYEMVPHPYAPGVYDKKAPPGYVRGVALVDPDAAPLARASSLEEKYVSAFSDENPNACALM